In Epinephelus fuscoguttatus linkage group LG15, E.fuscoguttatus.final_Chr_v1, a genomic segment contains:
- the LOC125902197 gene encoding cortexin-1-like, with product MSDSNYWFVDYDLSSPAPPGFPRGPTVLQPMAGHPEQGGALCFVGLLVLLLLFLLVRCVRILLDPYSSMPASSWTDHKEGLDRGQFDYALV from the coding sequence ATGAGTGACTCAAActactggtttgtggactatgatctctcctctcctgcGCCACCTGGGTTCCCCAGGGGCCCGACGGTGCTGCAGCCCATGGCGGGGCATCCCGAGCAGGGAGGGGCCCTGTGTTTCGTCGGCCTCctcgtgctgctgctgctcttcctcctgGTTCGCTGCGTCCGTATATTATTGGACCCCTACAGCAGCATGCCAGCATCATCGTGGACAGACCATAAGGAGGGTCTGGACAGAGGGCAGTTTGATTATGCACTGGTGTGA
- the LOC125902188 gene encoding mitochondrial import inner membrane translocase subunit TIM44-like, whose protein sequence is MAASVCRCYELVGRRALALCSRPLVSSVWRGDAYTLRRSPAATVQVRYASGRSKGFLGEFVDNLRQEFSKNQEMKESIKKFREEAKRLEESDALQQARRKYKSIESETVKTSEVFRKTFGSLSETVKEGLEEVSRTDIGKKIKESVEEAAKTAKHSAESVSRGGEKLGRTGAFRAISQGVETMKKEIDVGDAGPYRAPSQLRKRSDFSSKGADSDSRVFEANEEAMGVVLHKDSKWYQQWKDFKDNNVVFNRFFEMKMKYDESDNALVRASRAVTDKVTGFLGGLFSKTEMSEVLTEIVKADPTFDKDSFLKQCEKDIIPNILEAMIRGELDVLKDWCYEATYSQLAHPIQQARALGLLFQSKILDIDNIDLAMGKMMDQGPVLIITFQAQVVMVIRGPKGDIVEGDPEKVMRMMYVWALCRDQEELNPNAAWRLLDISASSTEQAL, encoded by the exons CTGGTAGGCAGACGTGCCTTGGCCCTCTGCTCCAGGCCTCTTGTCTCCTCAGTGTGGAGAGGAGATGCCTACACGTTACGTAGGAGCCCAGCTGCAACTGTGCAG GTGCGATATGCTTCAGGACGTAGTAAAGGTTTCCTGGGGGAGTTTGTGGATAACCTGCGTCAGGAGTTCAGTAAGAATCAGGAGATGAAAGAGAGCATAAAGAAGTTCAGAGAAGAGGCCAAGAGGCTTGAGGAGTCTGACGCTCTGCAACAAGCCCGCAGGAAATAT AAATCTATAGAGTCTGAGACAGTGAAGACTTCAGAGGTGTTTCGGAAGACCTTTGGCTCCCTGTCAGAGACCGTCAAGGAG GGTCTTGAGGAGGTGAGCCGCACTGACATCGGGAAGAAGATTAAGGAAAGTGTGGAAGAGGCTGCCAAGACAGCTAAGCACTCTGCTGAGTCAGTctccagaggaggagaaaaactgGGCAGAACCGGAGCATTCAGGGCCATCTCCcag GGTGTGGAGACTATGAAGAAGGAGATAGATGTTGGGGATGCCGGCCCTTACAGAGCTCCCTCTCAGCTTAGAAAGAGGAGCGATTTCTCCTCCAAAGGTGCCGACAGCGACTCCAGAGTGTTCGAGGCCAATGA AGAGGCGATGGGAGTTGTTCTCCACAAGGACTCAAAGTGGTACCAGCAGTGGAAGGACTTCAAGGACAATAATGTAGTTTTTAACA GATTCTTTGAGATGAAGATGAAATATGATGAAAGTGACAATGCCTTGGTCAGAGcatccagagctgtgactgACAAAGTCACTGGTTTCCTAG GCGGTCTTTTCTCTAAGACAGAAATGTCCGAGGTGCTGACGGAGATCGTGAAGGCGGACCCCACCTTTGACAAAGACTCTTTCCTCAAACAGTGTGAGAAAGACATCATCCCTAACATACTGGAG GCTATGATCCGTGGAGAGCTGGATGTATTAAAAGACTGGTGCTATGAAGCT ACGTACAGTCAGCTGGCTCACCCCATCCAGCAGGCCAGGGCGCTGGGGCTGCTCTTCCAGTCCAAAATCCTGGACATTGACAACATAGAT CTAGCAATGGGCAAGATGATGGACCAGGGCCCAGTGCTGATTATAACCTTCCAGGCTCAGGTCGTCATGGTGATCCGCGGCCCCAAAGGAGATATCGTGGAAGGAGATCCG GAAAAGGTGATGAGGATGATGTATGTTTGGGCGCTGTGTCGTGACCAGGAGGAGCTGAACCCCAACGCAGCCTGGAGACTCTTGGACATCTCTGCCTCCAGCACTGAGCAGGCTCtctag